A single window of Nitrospiria bacterium DNA harbors:
- a CDS encoding pseudouridine synthase — protein sequence MMEERLQKIISQAGITSRRKAEQLIDSGKVTVNGHRVNTLGAKADILKDRICVNGKKINPSPGKVYILLYKPRGFITSLHDPQGRPTVIQLLKGIRQRVYPVGRLDFDTEGILIITNDGDFSQTLMHPKHEIPKTYLAKIRGEIPENVLEKLTKGVKIGGKKAVPVSVKKKGLTEKNSWIEMTLHEGRNRQVKRMFEAVGHWVIKLKRVAYGPLNLKGLSVGEFRFLNPKEVTLLRKWGSR from the coding sequence ATGATGGAAGAACGTCTTCAAAAAATTATATCCCAGGCTGGAATAACTTCCCGCCGCAAGGCCGAACAGTTAATTGATTCTGGAAAAGTAACCGTGAACGGCCATAGGGTCAATACCCTGGGGGCCAAGGCTGATATTTTAAAGGATCGAATCTGCGTCAATGGAAAAAAAATCAATCCTTCTCCCGGAAAGGTCTATATTCTTCTTTATAAACCCCGCGGATTTATTACCTCTTTACATGATCCCCAGGGCCGTCCCACCGTGATCCAGCTTCTCAAGGGAATACGCCAAAGGGTTTATCCGGTTGGCCGGCTCGACTTCGATACCGAGGGAATTTTAATTATTACCAACGATGGGGATTTTTCCCAAACTCTAATGCATCCTAAGCACGAAATCCCCAAAACCTATCTTGCCAAAATTAGAGGAGAAATACCCGAAAACGTCCTTGAAAAACTTACTAAAGGGGTAAAGATTGGTGGAAAAAAAGCGGTTCCCGTCAGTGTCAAAAAAAAAGGGCTTACTGAAAAGAATTCTTGGATAGAAATGACCCTTCACGAGGGAAGAAACCGACAAGTTAAGCGAATGTTTGAAGCCGTAGGTCACTGGGTTATAAAACTCAAACGTGTGGCCTATGGTCCCTTAAATTTAAAAGGCCTTTCCGTGGGAGAATTCCGATTTTTAAATCCAAAGGAGGTCACCCTCCTCAGGAAGTGGGGTTCCCGCTGA
- the guaA gene encoding glutamine-hydrolyzing GMP synthase: MDKTFDKILIVDFGSQYTQLIARRIRESSVYSEIQPCTVPFRKLTDFKPQGIILSGGPSSVYEKGAPLIHKGIFNLGIPILGICYGMQLMTHLLGGKVGKAQRREYGPSELKIDDPGILFQGIMEHLSRTDGDRKKNTVWMSHGDRIEALPTGFSPMAHTENSPYAAMGNPHRGFFGLQFHPEVVHTPMGKEILNGFIFGVCGCQPKWTMRSFVNQSIEEIRKTVGKEKVICAISGGVDSSVAATLVHKAIGKQLTSVFINNGLLRFRESDQVLETYRKELNLNIRYVDATDSFLTKLKNVNDPERKRKIIGNEFIRIFEKEARSIGKVKFLVQGTLYPDVIESVSFKGPSATIKTHHNVGGLPLKMRLRLIEPLRELFKDEVRKVGKELGLSQGLLWRQPFPGPGLAVRVLGPITKERLEMLKKADHIVTEEIEKEGLTRKIWQVFAVLLPIKTVGVMGDERTYDYVIAIRAVHSTDGMTADWVRLSYDLLGLLSNRIINEVKGINRVVYDISSKPPSTIEWE, translated from the coding sequence ATGGATAAAACATTTGATAAGATTTTAATTGTTGATTTTGGTTCCCAATATACCCAACTCATTGCCCGCCGAATCCGGGAAAGTTCCGTTTATTCCGAAATACAACCTTGTACGGTTCCCTTTCGTAAATTAACGGATTTTAAACCCCAAGGGATTATTTTGTCTGGTGGCCCTTCCAGTGTCTATGAAAAAGGAGCCCCTCTTATCCATAAAGGGATTTTTAACCTCGGTATCCCAATTTTGGGGATATGCTATGGAATGCAATTGATGACCCATCTTTTGGGAGGTAAAGTGGGAAAAGCCCAACGAAGAGAGTATGGCCCATCAGAGCTTAAAATTGACGACCCCGGAATTCTTTTTCAGGGAATTATGGAACACCTCTCACGAACTGATGGAGATCGAAAGAAAAACACCGTCTGGATGAGTCATGGTGATCGAATTGAGGCTCTCCCAACAGGATTCTCTCCTATGGCCCACACGGAAAACTCCCCTTATGCAGCCATGGGGAATCCCCATCGAGGGTTTTTTGGTTTACAGTTTCATCCTGAGGTGGTTCATACCCCTATGGGAAAGGAGATTTTAAATGGGTTTATATTTGGGGTTTGTGGATGCCAACCCAAATGGACCATGCGGTCCTTCGTTAACCAGAGTATCGAAGAAATTCGAAAAACGGTCGGAAAAGAAAAAGTGATTTGTGCAATAAGTGGCGGGGTGGATTCTTCCGTTGCGGCCACTCTGGTCCATAAAGCCATTGGAAAACAATTAACCTCCGTCTTTATCAACAATGGGCTCCTTCGATTTAGGGAATCGGACCAGGTTTTGGAAACCTATCGAAAGGAGTTAAATCTCAATATTCGGTATGTGGATGCAACGGATTCATTTTTAACAAAATTAAAGAATGTAAATGACCCTGAGCGAAAAAGAAAAATTATTGGAAATGAATTTATCCGGATATTTGAAAAGGAAGCCCGGTCCATTGGGAAAGTGAAATTTTTGGTTCAAGGAACCCTTTACCCCGATGTCATCGAAAGCGTGTCGTTTAAGGGACCTTCTGCTACCATTAAAACCCATCATAATGTGGGGGGCCTTCCTCTAAAGATGCGATTAAGGTTAATCGAACCTTTACGGGAACTTTTTAAAGACGAGGTTAGAAAAGTAGGAAAAGAGTTGGGGCTTTCTCAGGGTCTTCTATGGCGACAACCTTTTCCAGGTCCCGGTTTGGCCGTTCGGGTGCTAGGACCCATCACCAAAGAACGCCTGGAAATGCTTAAAAAAGCAGACCATATTGTAACGGAAGAAATCGAAAAGGAGGGGCTGACTCGGAAGATATGGCAGGTTTTTGCGGTCCTATTACCGATAAAAACCGTCGGGGTTATGGGAGATGAAAGAACCTATGACTATGTGATTGCGATTAGGGCGGTCCATAGCACTGATGGCATGACGGCAGACTGGGTGCGTTTATCCTATGACCTCCTGGGACTCCTTTCCAATCGAATCATCAATGAGGTCAAAGGAATAAACCGAGTGGTCTATGATATTTCATCCAAACCTCCAAGTACTATCGAATGGGAGTAG